The nucleotide window CGCTGGCGCCCGGTGCACCGTTCATCCAGTTTTCCTATGCGCTGGTACCGCCCGTGCCAGAGAAGGAAGGCAATTTCACGATCGAAACAAGCAACTGGATACTGGGAAACCTGCCGCCTGCCAGGGTCTGGGTCTATCGACGCCCGATGAATTGAAAATTTGGCCAAAAGCCAAGCCTGCCTTGCCATTGGCTTGGCATTGTCTTGGCATTGTCTTAGCAGGGGCTTGCGCAACAGGTAGCAGCCTTGTTGTCGCAAATCTCAAAAGAGGGATTGCACAAGACGCCCGTGCAATCCTACTAATGCCTTTAGCACAACACAGCATTCCTCTCGCAAAGGCATATTATCATGCAGCAAATTCGCCTTCTCTGCTTTGCCGGCTCCATCCGTTCCGGCAGCCTCAACCAGCGTCTTGCCGGCGCCATGGCCAAGGAACTGAGCCTTCTGGAGATGGACGTCACCTTCCTGTCCCTGACAGACTACCCGCTGCCGCTGTTCAATGCCGATGACGAGAAGGAAAAGGGCCTGCCCGAGAATGCCGTTAAGCTGGCCAAAATGATCGCGGCCCATGATGGCATTTTCATCGCCAGTCCGGAACACAACGGCTCGGTTACTCCGCTGCTGAAAAACACGCTGGACTGGATATCCCGTGTCCCGGTGCAAGAGCGGGGGCCATTTTCCGGCCCCGTCTATGCAATCGGAGCTGCGTCGCCGGGCAAGCTGGGCGGCATGCGCTCGCTGGCCCATTTGCGCGACATTCTGACCGCACTGGGCGCCCTGACCATTCCCGAGCAGATCAGCGTCAGCGCCGCCCATGAGGCCTTTGATGACAAGGGCAACCTGAAAAATGACCGGGATGCAGCCTTTCTGAGCGCCTGCGCGCGCAACCTCGTCCATCTGGGGCAGAGAAAAAAGCCACTGGAATGGACTTGATCAAGAAAGCGCGCACCAGATCTGGACCTTGATCGAGTGAAGTGATAAGGCTTTGCAAATTTTTTCCGACCCCAGAGGAGTGCTGCAGATGTCCCTTTCCCCTCGTGACCGCCTGATCGTTCCGCTTGATGTTCCAAGCGTTGATGAAGCCCGCGCCATCATCGCAGATCTCGGAGAGACCGTTTCCTTCTACAAGATCGGATATCAGCTTGGCTATGCTGGCGGGTTCGACCTTGCCCGGGAGCTGATTGCCGAGGGCAAGGATGTCTTCATGGACTTGAAGCTGCTGGACATCGACAACACCATCGAAAAGGGCGTTGCCTCGATCTCGGCAATGGGCGCCAAATTCCTGACCATCCACGCCTATCCCAAGGCGATGCGGTCTGCAGTGGCTGGCAAGGGGAACAGCCGCCTCAATCTGCTGGGTGTTACGGTTCTGACCTCCATGGATGATGCCGACCTTGTGGATGCGGGCTATCGCTATACCGCCACTGAACTGGTGGCCAAGCGCGCCGCCGATGCTCGTGCCGCAGGCATGGACGGGATTGTCTGCTCGGCACTGGAAGCCGAAGCGATGCGCTCCATCGTCGGGCCGGACATGGCCATCGTCACGCCGGGCATTCGCCCGGATGGCAGCGACGTGGGTGATCAGAAGCGCGTCATGACCCCGAAGCGGGCAATTGCCGCCGGTGCCGACTATCTGGTGGTCGGGCGTCCGATCCTGGCCGCCGATGACCGCAAGGCCATGGCAGCCCAGATTATCGACGACATCAGCGCTGCCCTTGCCGAACGAGCCTGAGGCCAACAGATCAGTGCTGCGAACCATCTTTGCAGCACTGATTGATCCGGGCATGCGGAAAGCAGCGGCATTGCTGCCACGCAGTATCATGCAGAAAACGGCACGCCAAAACTCAGGCTGGCTGTGGCACGAGCCCGTTGAACTCTCCAAACCGCCAATCCCGACGTTGCGTCTTCATGGTGCGCCAATACTGGATTTGCGCCATCATCAGACTGATGAACATCAGCACCAGACCAGGCGCGATCAGCGCATAGACATAGCTCAGAGGATTGGTCTTGAGGAATGAGTCCGTCCCATCCTGCGGGTTGACATGGGCGAGCACCGTCCGGCCGATGGAATAGGCCGCAATTTGCCGTTTTACTTGACCCGGAGACTTGGAGCGGATTTGCGTGAGGGACAATTGATGCCCCGTTATCAGCTTTCCATTCTCGACAAACTGATACTCGATTTTTGCCGTAAAGACGGGAGCCCCATCCTTGTAAGGCATCCGAACGACGTCTGCGCGGGTGATGGTCACCTCGCGCTGATCCCAGCCCTTGATCGTATGGGCGGAAGAAAAATGGGCAAGACCAACAATGAACAGCATGAGGCCAGCCAAGATCAGGAAAAATCTGATGACGTCGAAGGTCCCAGTACGCCCGGGGCTGCTTTGCCGGGGCTTGACGGCGCGGGCCTTGCGGCCTCTCAAGGTGGCGTGATGAATACCCTTTGAACCGGGATAGTGGTATGCGGACTGATAACGCATGGCATTACTCTCGGCTTTAAAGAAATGATGAATTTGTGAAATTATTAATTTTCAATTAAAATATCTATATCACAGGAATATATGGAAAGGCGATTCCCAAATAGGAGTCTATCCGTATTTTTTATTAGGCTGATATGATATGGCCATGAAGCCATGAGACTATCTATATTTGGGCTCCCAATCGGCAGAGTCTTTCTTCGAAATCTCTACTTCTCCTGATGAGCTGCAGAGTCTTCGTGTCACCGGAAGGGCCTTTACTTAGGAGGTATGGAGTCTAGCCGGAAGGGAAATCTTTCAGATTCAAAAGAGAGCTTTCCATTGCAAGGCCTCATCGTAAGAAAGGCGCCAGAAGGTCTGGTTTTGCCAGTCCTTTTATGAGCTCGTGACCACAAATTCCTTGCACAACTGGCCGATATTGCCTTTGGGACCATGCGTCGGCGCAATTGTAATCGACCACGGATCTTGGGCAACACCATTTCAGCGCTCTGAAAAGAGCGTTGAAATGGAACGGGCACCGCCGCCGACCTCCCTGGATATGTCAGAAGTGATCGGGCTGTGCTCTCATTTTTACTGACACCTTTTTACTGGCACCTTCGAAAAAGAGGCATCGCCCCTATCTTCTCTTGAAGAGATAGTCCTGGATCTTTGGCAGCGGCAAAGAATCATTTAGTGACTGGGTAGGTGTGGGTTTGTTGGAACGCTTGGAAGTCAAGCTACCGGAAAACAAAGCCGAATTCTTCAGATGGAGGATCGGACGCAGATCTTCGCAATATTTGGAAAACTTGTCCTGAACCTCATCAAAGCTACGCAGCTTATTCAGCTTGTTAAACTTTCCCTTGCCGACTTTGTCCTTGAAGTAGGAATAGGTGAAGAGAAAATAGGTGCCTTCAGAATGGGTCGACAATTTCTCCATGAAATCATCAAGGTCTACCATGTATTCCACGAAGCCCAATGACACAATCACGTCGAATTTTCCGTCTGGAAGCTTGAATTCATTATTGAAATCAACAACAAAGGTATTATCAAGCTTATCCGTGCAATCCACTGGCACATAGTCACAGTTGCTGGGAATGTATTTCCTCAATTTTTGATTGCCGGCTCCAAGATCCATGACTCTGTCTCTTGGCCGAATGAAATGAGAAAAGATCGAAGCCCTGTTTTCCCATGTTGGCTGCTCCGTAACAGCAATTTCGTCCCACAACTCTAAATCTGTGCTAGGCATAATCAAATTCTCTTTCACGATCCCAATCATCTATTCGGAAGATGGTTATATATTTCCAATCTGTTTCTCAAGAAAAAAATCTCATTCTCACCGCAATGACAATGCGTGAGATTCCAAAGAAACGATAGGGAAAATGAAGAGCGAGCTTGGAGAGCGGACTGATGAGAGAAGCTTCGTGGAGCCTCCTTCAGCCATGCATTCAATCGGTTTGAGAAAGCGGACGCTTACCCGTCAATGACATTGGTATTGGCGCATTTGCAAAACGCACCATGGGACAGCCCGCCAAACAGAAATTGTCAAATGAAATTCTTCAATTTATGAGCGAGACTGTCGAGATGATCCTCGGGCATGCAGGCGACGCGAGCTTCCTCATCGCGTGTGGCCATCTTGTTCAGGGCCTCGCTACCTATTTCAATCAGCCAACCACTGTCGACCATGGCCTTGATATAATCGCCTATATCTTCAGAAATATTTGACCTGGCTGGAAGAATGGAAACAACAGGCTTCCGGCAAGCCACTGCCTCCGTGGTCATGGAATCGGAATCGGAGGTTACATAATTTGCTTCAGCCCGAACCATGATGGAGATCGCTTCTCCCGGCCTGGTCTTTGTATAGTCAAGAAAGCAAAGAGTGTCTCGAAACTGGGCAGCCAATTTTGCGAGAGATTTATTCCATATGGCTGGTGTTCGGCGCGAAGAGACCACGACCCAGTTTTCCGTTTCCAGTCTTGTCTGCAACCATTTCAATATGGCGTCCCAGTCACTTTCAGAGAATTGCCTGGATTTTGTTGGTCCACCGACCATCATCGCTCTGAAGGCTTTTCCCGCAAAGGGAAGATTCCCGCCTGCACTGTCCGCAAGCATGGCTTTGGGATCAACAGGGCTTGGCTTCAAGGTGACGATTGCATTTGGGTAGCGCTCGTAACTCTTGAAAATATGCAGA belongs to uncultured Cohaesibacter sp. and includes:
- a CDS encoding DUF3592 domain-containing protein; translated protein: MRYQSAYHYPGSKGIHHATLRGRKARAVKPRQSSPGRTGTFDVIRFFLILAGLMLFIVGLAHFSSAHTIKGWDQREVTITRADVVRMPYKDGAPVFTAKIEYQFVENGKLITGHQLSLTQIRSKSPGQVKRQIAAYSIGRTVLAHVNPQDGTDSFLKTNPLSYVYALIAPGLVLMFISLMMAQIQYWRTMKTQRRDWRFGEFNGLVPQPA
- a CDS encoding ELM1/GtrOC1 family putative glycosyltransferase; this encodes MRILALKDDKPGHYHQSEAVVMALSRLEGDIGPISVEWLEIPKRLWLPQKILHQLIVRRMLPRFILERVVGNNLLEPSQAPDLVLSAGGKTLPHLLLLSQRYHCKSIFSGSIRNIPADRFTAILHIFKSYERYPNAIVTLKPSPVDPKAMLADSAGGNLPFAGKAFRAMMVGGPTKSRQFSESDWDAILKWLQTRLETENWVVVSSRRTPAIWNKSLAKLAAQFRDTLCFLDYTKTRPGEAISIMVRAEANYVTSDSDSMTTEAVACRKPVVSILPARSNISEDIGDYIKAMVDSGWLIEIGSEALNKMATRDEEARVACMPEDHLDSLAHKLKNFI
- the pyrF gene encoding orotidine-5'-phosphate decarboxylase → MSLSPRDRLIVPLDVPSVDEARAIIADLGETVSFYKIGYQLGYAGGFDLARELIAEGKDVFMDLKLLDIDNTIEKGVASISAMGAKFLTIHAYPKAMRSAVAGKGNSRLNLLGVTVLTSMDDADLVDAGYRYTATELVAKRAADARAAGMDGIVCSALEAEAMRSIVGPDMAIVTPGIRPDGSDVGDQKRVMTPKRAIAAGADYLVVGRPILAADDRKAMAAQIIDDISAALAERA
- a CDS encoding methyltransferase domain-containing protein, producing the protein MPSTDLELWDEIAVTEQPTWENRASIFSHFIRPRDRVMDLGAGNQKLRKYIPSNCDYVPVDCTDKLDNTFVVDFNNEFKLPDGKFDVIVSLGFVEYMVDLDDFMEKLSTHSEGTYFLFTYSYFKDKVGKGKFNKLNKLRSFDEVQDKFSKYCEDLRPILHLKNSALFSGSLTSKRSNKPTPTQSLNDSLPLPKIQDYLFKRR
- a CDS encoding NAD(P)H-dependent oxidoreductase, which gives rise to MQQIRLLCFAGSIRSGSLNQRLAGAMAKELSLLEMDVTFLSLTDYPLPLFNADDEKEKGLPENAVKLAKMIAAHDGIFIASPEHNGSVTPLLKNTLDWISRVPVQERGPFSGPVYAIGAASPGKLGGMRSLAHLRDILTALGALTIPEQISVSAAHEAFDDKGNLKNDRDAAFLSACARNLVHLGQRKKPLEWT